In Holophagales bacterium, one DNA window encodes the following:
- a CDS encoding TetR family transcriptional regulator, with product MVQISTIAADRALPEKVRERRREILAAAGRVFRRRGLHASGMRDVAAELEMTAGSLYYYFPSKQALLAYCQEDALDGLLATVGRIERLGLDADTALASAVVTHVVRLHETTPGSLAHLEVEALDEPHRQPILSRRNAYERALRRLVVAGIDTGRFRSGLDPRTAVRALLGAVNWTAKWFHPSAATAAAGGARHLGFELAELLVRGMLAPRRELRLPPPELVDTLLREATDAE from the coding sequence GTGGTTCAAATTTCGACGATCGCCGCCGACCGCGCGCTGCCGGAGAAGGTCCGCGAGCGCCGGCGGGAGATCCTCGCCGCCGCCGGACGGGTGTTTCGCCGCCGCGGCCTGCACGCCAGCGGCATGCGCGACGTGGCCGCCGAGCTCGAGATGACGGCCGGCAGCCTGTACTACTACTTCCCCAGCAAGCAGGCGCTGCTCGCGTACTGCCAGGAGGATGCCCTGGACGGCCTCTTGGCGACGGTCGGACGGATCGAGCGGCTCGGTCTGGACGCCGACACCGCCCTGGCGAGCGCCGTCGTCACCCACGTCGTGCGGCTGCACGAGACGACCCCGGGCTCGCTCGCCCATCTCGAAGTCGAAGCGCTCGACGAGCCGCATCGCCAGCCGATCCTCTCGCGCCGCAACGCCTACGAGCGCGCCCTGCGCCGCCTGGTCGTCGCAGGGATCGACACCGGGCGCTTCCGCTCCGGGCTCGACCCGCGAACCGCCGTGCGCGCGCTGCTCGGAGCGGTGAACTGGACGGCGAAGTGGTTCCACCCCTCCGCTGCCACCGCGGCGGCGGGAGGTGCGCGTCACCTTGGATTCGAGCTCGCCGAGCTTCTCGTCCGCGGGATGCTCGCCCCACGTCGCGAGCTCCGCCTGCCGCCCCCCGAGCTCGTCGACACCTTGCTGCGCGAGGCCACCGATGCCGAGTGA
- a CDS encoding (2Fe-2S)-binding protein, which yields MPSEDAVLVRLRVNGEERSAAVPAHHTLLELLREELGLPGTKHGCELGECGTCTVLLDGAPVLSCLVLAIDADGRHVETVEGLSAGNELHPLQSAFADLGAAQCGYCTPGMLMTAKALLAESSAPTPDEIRAALAGNLCRCTGYHKIVDAVSWAAARLRGEATEPPRSSFYGDVPPGKERDT from the coding sequence ATGCCGAGTGAGGATGCCGTGCTGGTCCGACTGCGCGTCAACGGCGAAGAGCGCTCGGCCGCGGTGCCGGCGCACCACACGCTGCTCGAGCTGCTGCGCGAGGAGCTCGGGCTACCGGGCACGAAGCACGGCTGCGAGCTCGGCGAGTGCGGCACCTGCACCGTCCTGCTCGACGGGGCGCCGGTGCTCTCCTGCCTCGTGCTCGCCATCGATGCCGACGGGCGCCACGTCGAGACCGTCGAAGGGCTTTCCGCCGGCAACGAGCTGCACCCGCTGCAGAGCGCCTTCGCCGACCTCGGGGCGGCGCAGTGCGGCTATTGCACACCGGGGATGCTGATGACGGCGAAGGCGCTGCTGGCGGAGAGCTCCGCTCCCACGCCCGACGAGATCCGCGCCGCGCTGGCCGGCAACCTCTGTCGCTGCACCGGCTACCACAAGATCGTCGACGCGGTGAGCTGGGCCGCGGCGCGGCTGCGGGGCGAGGCGACCGAGCCGCCGCGTTCGTCGTTCTACGGCGACGTCCCGCCGGGCAAGGAGCGCGACACGTGA